The genomic window TTGCCATATATTTTCCAAGGCGGTGTATGATATTTGGCCGACGGCGACCTTAAATCTGGAACATCCGGTGTCGAAAGGTTACTATTGCGTGATCCATAACGGCAAGAACATCGATCTGGAGACGATCGAGAGGATCAAGAAACGTATGTGGGAGTTGATTGACGCGGATCTTCCTTTCCTCCATAAGAGTGTCCGTACGGTGGATGCCGCCGTATTGTTCAGGGAGCGGGGTATGAATGATAAGGCTCGCTTAATAGAGACGGCGGGATTGCCTTATACCTCTTATTATGAGTTGGAAGGTTATATCAACTTCTTTTATGGCTGTTTAACCCCTTCGACCGGCTATATCCAATTGTTTGACTTGGAACCGTATATGGATGGCGTTTTGCTCCGTATTCCGAAGCAGACCGATCCGATGGAATTGCAGCCTGTCATCAAGCAGGATAAGATGTTCGAGGCTTATAAGGAACACCTTACATTGCAGCGGACTGTCGGCTTAGATAATGTGGGGGATTTGAATTTAGCGATAGAGAAAGGCCGCTCTCAGGATATAATCCTTGTCTCTGAGGCGATGCAGGAAAAACAGGTTGCTAAGATCGCCGAAAAGATCGCCGATGGATATAAAGAGGGCATCCGTATCGTCTTGATCTCTGGCCCTTCTTCTTCGGGAAAGACTACGTTTTGCAAGCGTTTGCAAGTGCAATTAACAACTAACCTGCTTCATCCGGTAGGAATTTCCTTGGATGATTATTTCTTGAACCGGGAAGATACACCGAAGGATGAGCATGGCGAGTATGATTTTGAATCCTTGTATGCGCTGGATTTACCCTATTTTAATAAGGATTTGAAGAAGTTGTTATCCGGGGAAGAGATCGATTTGCCGACTTTTAATTTCGAGACCGGCCAACGGGTTTTCAAAGGGAAGAAGCTTAAGCTTCGTGAGAACTCGATCTTGGTGATAGAAGGTATCCATGCCTTGAATCCGGAGCTGACGGAGTTTATCGATGATAAATATAAATATCGGGTATATGTCTCGGTCTTGACCTCTATCTCTTTGGATAACCATAATTGGATACCGACGACGGATAATCGTCTGCTGCGCCGTATCATCCGGGATTATCGCTTTAGGGGATATTCGGCGGAAGATACGATCAACCGTTGGCCGAGCGTTCGCCGGGGTGAGGATAAATGGATCTTTCCGTATCAGGAGAATGCGGACGCTATGTTTAACAGCGCCATGTTGTATGAGCTGGCCGCCTTGCGCAAATTTGCGGAACCGATCCTCGCGCAAGTGCCGGAGAGTAGTAAGGCGAATGCGGAGGCGTATCGTTTGCTCCGTTTCCTCCGCTACTTTAATTACATCCCGACGGAGGAACTTCCCGGAACTTCCTTGCTCCGTGAATTCTTGGGGGGAGGAAGCTTCAAGTACTAGGTAGAATCATACTCTATAAAGCCTTTAAAAAAAGACGTACGTGTTTTTCCGAAAACATGTACGTCTTTTTTTGAAAACATGTACGTGTTTTTTTCATATCTTTGTCTATGAGTCACATTAAACACAAGACGATATGAACCAGACTATTTACCCCATCGGCATACAGAACTTTGAGAAGATCCGCAAGGACGGCTATCTCTACATTGATAAGACCGCCTTGATCTATCAATTGGTGAAAACAGGAAGCTACTATTTCCTCAGCCGCCCGCGTCGATTCGGGAAGAGTCTGCTGCTATCCACGCTGGAGGCCTATTTCCAAGGGAAAAAGGAGCTGTTCGAGGGACTGGCCATGGAGAAGCTGGAGAAAGAGTGGACCAAGCATCCGATCTTGCATTTCGACTTGAATATCTCCCACTACGACGCCCCTGACAGCTTGTATAAGATATTAAATGATACCTTGTCCAGATATGAGGAGGAGTATGGGACACGGCCTACCGAGGAGACCCTGCCCCTCCGCTTCGCCGGAATCATCGACCGGGCCTACCGCAAAACCGGACAGCGGGCCGTGATCCTGATCGACGAGTACGACAAGCCCTTGCTACAGAACTTGCACGACGAAGAGATGCAAAACCGGTTCCGGAACATGCTCAAACCCTTCTACGGTGTGTTGAAGACTATGGACAGGGCTATACGCTTCGCCCTACTGACCGGCGTGACCAAGTTCGGGAAGGTAAGCGTCTTCAGCGACCTCAACAATCTGGACGATATATCCATGCGGGAGCCTTACGCCGCCATTTGCGGCATCACGGAAACGGAGCTGCGTACGCATTTCGATGAGGACATCCATACGTTGGCCTCTGCCCTTGAGCGGACATACGAGGAGGCCCGATCCTTGCTACGGAAACGGTACGACGGCTATCATTTCGTGGCCGGGGGACCGGGCATTTATAACCCTTTCAGCCTGCTGAATACCTTCAAGTATATGCGGCTCAGCGATTATTGGTTCGAGACGGGCACGCCCACTTACTTGGTGGAGTTGCTGAAACGAACGAATTACGACCTGTACGACATGGCCAACACCGAGACCGACGCCGACGTGTTGAACAGCATCGACTCCGCTTCGAACAATCCCATCCCCGTCATCTACCAAAGCGGATACCTCACGATCAAGGATTACGAGCCGGAATTCAAGATCTATCGCTTAGGTTTCCCCAACCAAGAGGTAGAGGAGGGTTTCATGAAATACTTACTGCCGTTCTATACGAACATTCAAGCCTCGAAGTCTCCTTTCGAGATAGGCCGCTTTGTGAGAGAGGTACGGGCAGGAGACTACGACGCCTTCTTCCACCGCCTACAAAGCTTCTTCGCCGATACCTCTTACGAGGCGATTATTGGCCGGAACCCGGAACGGGACACGGAGCTGCATTACCGCAACGTGCTCTTCATCGTCTTCAAGCTGGTCGGACTGTACACGCAAGTGGAATACCACACCTCGAATGGACGCATCGACCTCGTCCTACAAACCGACCGCTACGTCTATATTATGGAGTTCAAGCTGAACGGAACCGCAGAGGAGGCTCTGCGGCAGATCGAGGAGAAAGGTTATGCCCTACCCTTCGCCGGAGACGACCGGGAGGTCTTAAAGATCGGCGCGAATTTCTCCTCCGAGACCCGGAATATCGAGAGGTGGCTGGTAGGGTGAAAAAGTCCTATTTTTATCCATATATACTTACTTGGCCAACGCAGTATATATTCTATGCCCGGAGAAGATATACTTCATCGGCAAAGTAAGTATATCTTCTCTGGGAAAAGGCTTCTCAAGTGAATAACTGATCACTTCCCAAGCCGTTAACTGACGGCTACCCCTACTCGTTAGTTATTCACTTGACAAGCCGTTAGTTATTCACTTGTCAAGCCATAAACGGATGACTTGCTTCTAGTTTAACCGTCTGTTATTCAATATGTTTTAATGGTAATAAAAATAGATCCAAAAAGTCGGGATTTCCAGCCAAGATATTCTCGTCTTTTTGTATTATTTTTACCCTCAACAAATAACACGCAAATGAAGAAAAACATTGTTTTCCTGTTAATTCTAATACCTATTATATGGATCTCTTGCGATGGGATGGGGCATCAAACCATAGACTTCCGGAAAGTAGAGAACCTTATGCCTCAACATCCGGATAGCGCGTTAATGCTCCTTGAACAAATAGAGAACAAAGAAAACCTATCCCGAAAAGATAAGGCACATTATTCTTTGCTGCTGACGGAAGCGGAAGACAAGACGTACGTTACGCATACCACCGACTCCCTGATCTCGATCGCCGCAGATTATTACGAGAAAACAGACGACTTGGGAAGAAAAGCGAAAGCTTGGTATTATAAAGGAAGAATCAATCAAGACTTGGGGCACCCGCTAAAAGCGCAGGAATATTACCTCAAAGCTCTTCGGGATGAGGAAAAGATAGAGGATCATGCCTTGCTTGGTAGGATCCATAATCATATAGGTATGCTCTATGCCTACCAGAAGGTTTATGAGAAGGCATTGCCTTTCCAGAAAAAAGCGGTGGAGAATTTTCATCTAATAAATGACAGTACAGGACAGGTGTTCGCATTGCGGGACTTAGGGCGTACCTTCTTGATGCTGGGCCTTCAAGACAGCTCCATTATTTGCAACCAAAAAGCGATCGCTTTAATGAGGAAGAGAATTATTCCTTCGGTTTATACGGAATTAGCAGGTCTCTATATAGACAGACAACGCATGGAGGAAGCACATGGATTATTGCGGACATCTTTACAAAACGTAGCAAAACCACAAGCCAAATATCCCGTATATCTAGTGCTTGGGGAACTTTATAAGAAAAGCGGTCAAATCGACTCGGCTCGCTTTTACTTACAAGCCTGTATAAATTCTGCACCTTTACCCGAGACACGTGCCGGAGGACTTTTCCATTTGAAAGAAATAGCCTTGGAGAAAGGGCAATGGGAACAAGCGGCGTTATTATCTAAGCAATACGAATTATTAAAAGATTCTATAGAGCAAGGAAAGAATGCTGAATCCATCCGGAACGTACAAGCGTTCTATTCATATAACGAAATCGAACAGGATTTATGGGAGGCACGGCTTTACGCCTCTAAACAGAAGTCCTTTTATTCTTTACTCATAACGGCTTGCCTGTTTTTATTAACAGTAGCCCTACTGCGTTTCATCCATTACAGGCGAGAACGAAAAAGCCTGTTACAACGGTTAAAAGCCAATGAGGAACAAATTCAAAGAAATGAGCAGACCCTGAAAAATATATCTGACGTAAAGGATAGCCTACAGAACGAAATCCAAATTTACAAAACGACAGAGCGACAACTTTCCAAGGAAAAAGATGAGCAACTAAAGCGGACAAACGAGGAGATTAGGCAAAAAATCATGCAATTAGAGAAATTGTCTCATACCAAAGATGAATTAGAGAAAAATTTGCTCACCCTTCGGAGTGAGAACTCAAACTTAAAGAAACGGGAACAAGCAAGAGAAGAAGAGCGGAAAAAAATAGAGGAATCAGAGCGACTGCAAAACGAACGCCTATATGATAAATTCCGTTCCCCCGCTGGCTGGGAACCCACGGATACGGATTGGCATAAACTTTTCATCTCGGTGGACAAACTTTACCCAAAGATGGTGACCACCTTGCAAAAATCCACCTCCTTAAACGAATCGGAGAGGAAAATCTGTTATCTAAGTAAAATAGGAGTAAAACCCGGGGCGATCGAAATCTTGCTGGGTAAGGGAAACGTATCCGTTTATCGAAAAAGATTGTATGAGAAGCTCAACAAGAAGGCAGGAACAGCGAAGGATTTTGATAAATATATATCTGATATATAATTATTTATACAGGATTTAAAATCAAAAAACGAACAAAAACGAACAAAAGTGAGAACAGGACGAAAAAACATTTTTGCGCATTGTTCATATTTGTTCATTCGCTTATTGTTTTTTTACTGATATTCACAAACGATTAAAACACAACCAGTAATTAAACAATATTAGCGTATGAAAACAAATTTGTTGACCTTCTGTATCTTTTTAAGTTCTTTTTTCTCCATTTCATTGGCGTATGGGGATGACATTCCTACACAAGGAAGATGGGATGATGAGGATTATCGTTCCATCACGGCGTTGCCACCCACATTGTCCATAGATAACAATATACTGAGCATAGAGTTCAAGGATGCTCTGGATAACCTGACAATTCATATTACGGATGAGAATAGTAATATAATATATGAGAATACATTTTCCGGTGCGATGGGCGATATAATCGACATTGCAGTGAACGGGATGCGAACAGGGACATATCAAGTTATCCTGACCCATAAGTTAGGATGGCTAGTGGGTGAATTTGAAAATCAATAAACCGTATGGCAATCCCTAAAATCATACATCAAGTCTGGGAGGGGCGTACAGAACCATGTATGCCCACCCGCTTACAAATCTTGGCAAGAACTTGGCGAGAGCAGAATCCAGATTGGGAATATCACCTTTGGAACGGAGAGGAAATGGATGAGTTGGTAGAAAAACATTTTCCGGAGTATCTTTCCATGTATAGAAGTTTTCCATACAATGTACAACGTTGGGACACGATTCGCTATATGATATTATATGTATATGGGGGAGTCTATACAGATTTGGATACGGAATGTTTTAAGCCTATCGAGCCATTATTAGAAGACGTGATGATAGGATTTGGCGAAGAGCCCCCGGAGCATAATTTCAACTCAAGTATGTCCACCCTAATAGGAAATGCATTTATGGTTTCTGAGCCAAGATGCGGAGGATGGATAGACATTTTAAAAGAAATTACTGATGCAATGTTACGGGACTATCCAGCACAAAAGGTGATGCATACAACAGGCCCATTGATGATATCACGGATATTTAATACCTTGAAGAAAAGATACAAGGTTACTCTTTTCCCTTATTCAAAAGTAACGCCTGTGACGAAAGATGACATGGGTTCATATATCTATCAGGGAGAGACCGCCTCATTCCATGAAAAAATAAAGGAAGCATATTGTTCTCATTATTTTTTTGGTAGCTGGGGTACGAATTTTTCATTTTACAATTAATGAACGATATGAAAGAGTTATTCATTCAATACAAAGGCATACTAAAAGACCTACTCCGTTACGGGGTACTGAAAACAGAGGCTCTAGAGCATACCGGATTGTATAACGGTAAGCTAGGCATGACTATCCTATTTTATGAATACAGTCGTTATAGTGGAGATGCTTTATATGAACAATTCGCGGACGAGATATTAGAATCTATAATGGAGCTTCCGGATGATTTATCTCTTGATTTGTCAGATGGATTATGTGGCATTGGATGGGGAATCACCTATCTATTAAGAGAACGTTTTATTACCGGTGAGATCAAAGATGTATTATCGGATATAGATATAAAGATACAAGAAACAGAAATTTTGAATGACGATACACTAAAAGATTATCATACATATTTAATGTTTAGAAAAGAGTACATAGGAGAAGATGCACAAAGAGATTTGCCATATAGTCCTTATAGAGAGAGCTATATACAGAAAAAAATTTGGGAAACTTGTTTTTCTCAAAATCAATTAGAAATGAATCAATAATTTAATTACCATGAGCTCTAAGCAACAGGACTATACCGAATACACTGTCGATTTATCACAATTGACAAAAGAACGCCCTTTAGGGGTAACGGGTATATTGCGCTGCCAAAACAGTGCGGATTTCCTAGACGCTTGCATAGAGTCCTGTATTGAAGGATTAGATGAGCTGATTGCGGTATATCACAATTGTACAGATGAGACAGCTAATATACTTAAAAGAAAACAGAGCAAATACCCCTACAAGATCAAAATCTTTGAATACCAACCCTATATCTATCCTATAGATTTAACGGATGAACAATTCCAAGAGACCATGAATTTGCCGAAGGATTCAATTCATCTCCTTTCCGGATACACGAATTATGCGATTTCAAAAGTAACCTATCGCTATGCGATCAAGATAGATTCAGATCAGCTATTTTTTTCCGAATCATTCAAAAAATATTGTGATGCCTACCGCACCGAGCAAAAAGTCCGGATCAACCCTTTGGAACAAATTGCTTATAAGCTATATACATCTTACCTGCATAATTTTAAAAAGGACAAAAGTCCAAAAAGAAAATGGCAAGACTGGTTAGCGATAAAGATGGTTCCTTTCTATTTTTCCTATTTGAAAAAAAGAATCAAGCAAGATAAAATATTGGTATCCCTCTCTGGTATCAATGTGTTACAAAAAAACGGAGAATGGCTTACTTTTTTAGGAGACGAAAAGATAGACACAACCTACCGGGACATTCTATGCCCATTCAACGGAGTGCGAGATCTTTTCTTTTTCGAGGTCTCTGAAGAAATGACCTACCAAGCTTGTTATTTGCCAAAAGCTCCCGGCTACAATCAAGTTCTGGAAGTAATGTTTCACAATAAAAAGCTATTTGATGGTGGTCTGATATGGTTTCATTTACGTCCATGTCTTCAAAAGCACACTGAAACTTATCAATATTGGTATGAAAAAGCAAAGGATCGCTTCATTTCTCTAGAAAAATTCAAGAAATGTAATTATTCAAAGCTGAAAAGAAGGAAAAATTTATTCATACGTTCACGCTTTGAATCCATGTTTTCTTATTTCTATTCTGCGCAACGTCATTCAATTCCTTGGCGCACATTGGAAAATTGGAGACAAGAGGAGTCTCAAGAAAAGATGAGTTCGCTGGATTTGGGAAAATACAAAATCGAGTTTGATACAATCATACAAGAATATATAAGAACTGCTATTCAAGAATATGAGGTCCGGGATACCCTAAGACTCATGCTTGGCAACCATTCCATAAAAAACGCATTGTTCGTATATATACTGTCTTTCATTTCGAAAGAACAAATGGATTATATACGTTCCCGTATCGCCGGAAAATCTATCGAGGAGTCTATTCACAACATCTCTAATTTCTTGAATCATTTTGAATGGATAGAAAAGAAAAGGAATACCACAAATAACTTTAATATAGATAATCATCTTTGGACAAAGCTTTTATCTCCATATAAAAGATGTTGCTTGGTTTACCTAGTGGACAAGGAAGAATTGGCTCATATATCGACTTTTTTACAAAAAGAAGAGATTCCAATTCTATTATTATCTGAATATGAGATTCCAGATGATACAGAACTACCGGAAACAGTTACAGCTGTACAAGTTGAATTTTCCGAACAAAAGGTATTTGAGAATGATAGCATTGAACAAAATTTTCCTAGACTGTTCTTATACGCAAATACGTTTGAGACGATTTTACGAATCTTAAACCCAAGTAAGGTTGTTTGTTTGACATCAAGCAAAACTTATCAAAAAGAATTATTGCTAGGCTTTGCAAAAGATTTAAATACTAAAATTGAGTGTTGGTAAGATGAATACAGAAAAAGACATATTATTACGAAGAATAGCGAATCATCTGATTTTGCATTCAATCGACATAGAGGATATTGGTTTATTCCATGGAAAGATGGGAGTTGTGCTATTCTTTGCGCACTACGCAAGATATACAGACTCAGCTATATATGATGACTTTGCAGGGGAACTGCTCGAAGAAATCTGCGAGAATATTCCAGAGACATTGCCTATAAATCTGGAGACTGGATTATGTGGAATCGGCTGGGGAATCGAATATCTAATTCAAAATGGGTTCATGGAAGGGGATTCCAATGAAATCCTTACAGAAATCGATAAAAAAGTCATGGAGCGGGATTTACGAAGAATAAAAGATCTTAGTTTGGAGACAGGACTAATGGGAATATCTAGTTATATAAATATACGAATTAACAACGCAGATATAACAGCAATTCATACAAATTTCGATGATCTATTTTTATTAGAATGGAATCTTATTTGTAATAATAAGATAATATTGGATAAAAAACAAGCTATATTGCAAATTATAGGATCATTTCCCAAAAATGAGGATATCCATTCATGGGAACTTGGTCTACATCAAGGAAGTTCAGGATATGGACTTAGATGGATATTAGAAGAAACACCAGTCTATTCTGGCTAATTTCATATTTATAAACAATTTAAATTTATCGTTATGAAACAAGTACGTAAATTGAAACTTTCTCAACTCAGCAAAAATGAGTTAGAAAAAAAAGAGCTAAAAAAACTCAAAGGCGGTGGATGCTGCATTTGCGGAGGTGGAGGCGGCTCAGCTAATGCTAGCGCAAATCATTCAGGAGATCTTTATTCTCCGGGTGGTGGATATGGATGGGGTTACTAACCTTTTCTGAAGTAAGATAAGATTTTTCTGTTATAAGATGTATCTTATAGCGGATATCTGTCACTTTAAAGAACTTCTTATTTCTTATTAAAGAAATAAGAAGTTCTTACTTCCACTAAGATAGATATTGAATGTCAATTAACTATTATACCAATTTCAATATGTGCGAAATGCTAGTGATATCAAAAGCTAATTAAATAATAAATTATGATACAACCAGTTATATCAAAATCCGGATATACATATATTTATAGTTCATATATAAATAGCATATTATTGTCTCCCTCTGAAAATGAATATGTTGATATAGATATGGACAAGAATGCATATGAATATTATAAACAAAAAGATTTCTTCTTGAGAGAGAATAATTTTTTCGAGAAAAAAATCCCCAATATGGAGATTGAATATGATACCTCTTGTATAGAATCAGAGTTAGCAAACCTAAATCAATTACTTATTGAGGTAACGGATGAATGTAATTTATCTTGCAAATACTGTAGTTATGGAGACTTATATTCAAATCAAGATGAACGCAATAGAGGCAAACAAGAATTTAATAATGTTAAAATTCTAATTGACTATTTAATATCACTATGGAAATCATATCGTAATATATCATTCAATAATACCATAAACATAGGATTTTTTGGAGGAGAACCTTTAGTCAATATGATATTAATTGAGAAAATAATTAACTACTTAAATGCAGTGAAGATAAAGGGGATAACATTTGTATATAATTTAACGACAAATGCGATATTATTGCCTAAATATATGAATTATCTTGTCGAGAATGATGTGCATTTATTGATAAGCATTGATGGATCCAAACAGAATAATATATATCGGGTAAAAAAGGAAGGGAAAGAGTCTTTCGATATTGTATTTGCTAATATCAAAAAATTAAAAGATAATCATCCTAATTATTTTGATTCCAATGTAAATTTCAACTCTGTATTGCACGATAAAAACTCTGTTGATCAAATTTATAGCTACATAAAGACTAACTTTGACAAAACACCTTATATATCTGAATTGAATAGAAATGGAATTGCTGAAGACAAGAAAGAAGAATTTAATAGAATGTTTCATTCTAAAGAAGACAGCATAAAGCAAGCGGTAAACTGTGGAAGTAGCTATTTGAAGGAGATTGCAGATGATTCCCATATTGTGCAATTAGATATTTTCATGCAATCGTATTTTGGCAATACTTACAAAACCATCCCAGACCTATTTTTCCAAGATAAAGATATCAAATATTTTCCAACAAGCACCTGTGTACCTTTTTCTAAAAAGATATTTTTGACAGTACAAGGGAAAATATTACCTTGCGAGAAGGTTGGACAACAGTATCCGCTAGGCTATGTGAGAGATGGTAAAATAAATTTGGATAGCAAGGAAGTTAAACAACTGTATTTGAAACTTTATACTCCTATAGTTGATAAATGCAAAAAATGCTTGTTGTGGAAAAATTGTGAGATCTGCGTGTTTTATTTACCCAAAGATGAGGAAGGTCAAACCGTATGTCCTTATTATCTTGGAAATGAAGATGTCAATCGATATTTTTCCACCTACATATACGCTTTAGAAAAGCATCCTGATTTATTAGATAGAATAGAAAACGAAATATTAATAGATTGAACATGGAAAATTATACTCATTGGTTCTATTTAGAATCTTACACATTTCTTTTTTACAGTAAAAATCAATATGTAATATACAATACATTAAATTCAACTTATATTGATTGTTCCCTATATGGAAAGACAATAAATACAGTCTTATCAATTCTTCATAATACAAATAAAACCTATTGTGTAGGTATTTATGAGTATCAATTAAGAGATTCGCAATTTACAGAATTCATAAAAAAGATAAGGAATACATTTTCAGGTGATATAATCAAAAACATTAGAGGTATTCCACCTTTTATCTCTAAGCCTATTTTACGGATTCTTCATCATCCTAATAATCCAAAGACAAAAGAATACAATTTACTGGGAGAAAATGCACTATTTCATCTCCATGAAGTGACCTTTTATTTAGAAAATCAAGGTTTTGATTTAAATCCAATGTATAAAGATTGCTATAAGCAATTCTTATATCCCACATATACAGAAAAACAAAAATTATCACATGCAAAATATCTAGAGATAATAGAACAATTATCTATTTGTCAAATAGATAAAATAAATATCATACCGGCTACAATAGAAAAAAAAGAGCTTTTTTCCTATCTGTTATCACTCTCCCGCCAGTACAGTATTAAAACACAGATAATATTACCATATAAAAAATACAACAAAGAAGATTTGAAACAATTGTTAACAAATCCGCAATTTTCAATAATGATAATGGTTCATTTACCTGTAGATTATGAAGAGTTAAATAGTTATATAAACTTATTTAATGAATATAATATCACTTGGAGTCTAATCGCTTCTAATAAGAATGACGTTATTTTTTTATCTAAAAACAACCTCGGGAAATTCACAAATGTTGATTATATACCTTGGTATACAGGAGATAATATGGATTTCTTCAAAGAATATATTTATAATGATTTTAAAGATATTATAGAACAAAAAAACACAAAACAGCATATTTTCAGAAAACAAATACTGAATGATAATCTTTTTGGCAAATTAACCATTTTCCCTACAGGAGAAGTGTATTCTAACGTAAACTTTCCTACGATTGGAAATATTCAAGATCAAAAATTGTCTGAAATTGTTTATTCTGAAATAGAAAACTATTTTAAACCTTGGTTCTTTACAAGAGATTATGTTTCATGCAAAAACTGCGTAAACAAGTATCTATGTCCTTCTATATCTAATTATGAAATAGTAGCCAATGAATATAATATGTGTTATTTAAATCAATAAGGTCATGAATAGAATCATATATTACGTATCGATCACGTTACTAACGATTGTTTCCTCATGCGGAAATAAAGAGACAAATGTATCCAGAAAGTTGACCTTGGATAATTGCCCAGTCATAGCACAGGTTATTAATCTGCAAGGAGATCCGGTGACTAATTTAGACTTTTCTTCCGTAAAGGATACATTCAATTTATCGCTAAGCTCCTTGCTTTCTTCCTTTCAAGTTATTCGCCTAGAAAACTCGGAAGACGCATTGACCGCCGCAGGGCAAGATACCCATATAGCCGTGAGTGACCATTATATTTTTGTGAAATCTTTTAGGGCAGGCTCTTCATGTAAGCTCTATAACCGTAATGGGGATTTCATCAGAAAGATCTCCTCCCAAGGACAAGGGCCGGATGAATATAACCTATTTATTTATGATCAGTATTTAGATGAAAGTAATAATAAAATCTATCTAATGGAGATTCGTGCCTCTAAGATATTAGTGTTTGACTTCGACGGGCAGCCACAAAAACACATTCCTCTGGCCTATATAACCCATAAAGGCCGGTTCGTCATCAATGCCGAGAAAAAAACAGTAACCGTCATGTGCATACCTTTTCAGGGAACTCCCACCGCATTGATCTGGACGCAGGATTTCGAAGGCAATATCATCCAAGAATATCCGGTCTCCGACCAATTCATGTTGATCCCAAGCACTTACGATTATGAGGTACGGGAATCCTTGAATACCACCGCT from Parabacteroides distasonis ATCC 8503 includes these protein-coding regions:
- a CDS encoding nucleoside kinase, producing the protein MSETITIYCKNNNTYKDVPIGSSLLDIYTALGAPLRYRPMNAQVNNKTESLNFRCWQPKDIEFIDYTQLSGLRTYVRSLCHIFSKAVYDIWPTATLNLEHPVSKGYYCVIHNGKNIDLETIERIKKRMWELIDADLPFLHKSVRTVDAAVLFRERGMNDKARLIETAGLPYTSYYELEGYINFFYGCLTPSTGYIQLFDLEPYMDGVLLRIPKQTDPMELQPVIKQDKMFEAYKEHLTLQRTVGLDNVGDLNLAIEKGRSQDIILVSEAMQEKQVAKIAEKIADGYKEGIRIVLISGPSSSGKTTFCKRLQVQLTTNLLHPVGISLDDYFLNREDTPKDEHGEYDFESLYALDLPYFNKDLKKLLSGEEIDLPTFNFETGQRVFKGKKLKLRENSILVIEGIHALNPELTEFIDDKYKYRVYVSVLTSISLDNHNWIPTTDNRLLRRIIRDYRFRGYSAEDTINRWPSVRRGEDKWIFPYQENADAMFNSAMLYELAALRKFAEPILAQVPESSKANAEAYRLLRFLRYFNYIPTEELPGTSLLREFLGGGSFKY
- a CDS encoding tetratricopeptide repeat protein, which translates into the protein MKKNIVFLLILIPIIWISCDGMGHQTIDFRKVENLMPQHPDSALMLLEQIENKENLSRKDKAHYSLLLTEAEDKTYVTHTTDSLISIAADYYEKTDDLGRKAKAWYYKGRINQDLGHPLKAQEYYLKALRDEEKIEDHALLGRIHNHIGMLYAYQKVYEKALPFQKKAVENFHLINDSTGQVFALRDLGRTFLMLGLQDSSIICNQKAIALMRKRIIPSVYTELAGLYIDRQRMEEAHGLLRTSLQNVAKPQAKYPVYLVLGELYKKSGQIDSARFYLQACINSAPLPETRAGGLFHLKEIALEKGQWEQAALLSKQYELLKDSIEQGKNAESIRNVQAFYSYNEIEQDLWEARLYASKQKSFYSLLITACLFLLTVALLRFIHYRRERKSLLQRLKANEEQIQRNEQTLKNISDVKDSLQNEIQIYKTTERQLSKEKDEQLKRTNEEIRQKIMQLEKLSHTKDELEKNLLTLRSENSNLKKREQAREEERKKIEESERLQNERLYDKFRSPAGWEPTDTDWHKLFISVDKLYPKMVTTLQKSTSLNESERKICYLSKIGVKPGAIEILLGKGNVSVYRKRLYEKLNKKAGTAKDFDKYISDI
- a CDS encoding glycosyltransferase family 32 protein, which gives rise to MAIPKIIHQVWEGRTEPCMPTRLQILARTWREQNPDWEYHLWNGEEMDELVEKHFPEYLSMYRSFPYNVQRWDTIRYMILYVYGGVYTDLDTECFKPIEPLLEDVMIGFGEEPPEHNFNSSMSTLIGNAFMVSEPRCGGWIDILKEITDAMLRDYPAQKVMHTTGPLMISRIFNTLKKRYKVTLFPYSKVTPVTKDDMGSYIYQGETASFHEKIKEAYCSHYFFGSWGTNFSFYN
- a CDS encoding DUF3244 domain-containing protein, coding for MKTNLLTFCIFLSSFFSISLAYGDDIPTQGRWDDEDYRSITALPPTLSIDNNILSIEFKDALDNLTIHITDENSNIIYENTFSGAMGDIIDIAVNGMRTGTYQVILTHKLGWLVGEFENQ
- a CDS encoding lanthionine synthetase LanC family protein, whose protein sequence is MNTEKDILLRRIANHLILHSIDIEDIGLFHGKMGVVLFFAHYARYTDSAIYDDFAGELLEEICENIPETLPINLETGLCGIGWGIEYLIQNGFMEGDSNEILTEIDKKVMERDLRRIKDLSLETGLMGISSYINIRINNADITAIHTNFDDLFLLEWNLICNNKIILDKKQAILQIIGSFPKNEDIHSWELGLHQGSSGYGLRWILEETPVYSG
- a CDS encoding ATP-binding protein, with the translated sequence MNQTIYPIGIQNFEKIRKDGYLYIDKTALIYQLVKTGSYYFLSRPRRFGKSLLLSTLEAYFQGKKELFEGLAMEKLEKEWTKHPILHFDLNISHYDAPDSLYKILNDTLSRYEEEYGTRPTEETLPLRFAGIIDRAYRKTGQRAVILIDEYDKPLLQNLHDEEMQNRFRNMLKPFYGVLKTMDRAIRFALLTGVTKFGKVSVFSDLNNLDDISMREPYAAICGITETELRTHFDEDIHTLASALERTYEEARSLLRKRYDGYHFVAGGPGIYNPFSLLNTFKYMRLSDYWFETGTPTYLVELLKRTNYDLYDMANTETDADVLNSIDSASNNPIPVIYQSGYLTIKDYEPEFKIYRLGFPNQEVEEGFMKYLLPFYTNIQASKSPFEIGRFVREVRAGDYDAFFHRLQSFFADTSYEAIIGRNPERDTELHYRNVLFIVFKLVGLYTQVEYHTSNGRIDLVLQTDRYVYIMEFKLNGTAEEALRQIEEKGYALPFAGDDREVLKIGANFSSETRNIERWLVG